The Oscillospiraceae bacterium genome contains the following window.
CTCCGCCACCGAGCTGAGCCTGCCGATGTATTACGGCATGACCGAGGCGCAGGTGCAGGCAGTCATTGACGCCGTGAACGAGTATGAGGGGTAAACCATGCCGAAGGTCGGAATCATCATCTCCAATTACAACGGCTGGCAGGACACGCTGGTCTGTCTGGAAAGCCTGCAGCGGCAGACCTTTACCGATTTTGAGATCATCCTGATCGATGACGCCTCGCCCAATGATTCGGTGGCGCAGCTGCAGGACAAACTGCCGCCGAACACGGTGTTTCTGCCGCAGCAGCGGAATGTCGGCTTTGCGGCGGCCAACAACATCGGGATCCGCCGCGCGCTGGCCGATGGCTGTGATTTTGCGCTGCTGCTCAACAATGACACGGCCGCACGGCCGGATTTTCTCGAAAAGCTGCTGGCCGAAACCCCGGCCGGGGCGGTCAGCTGCCCGAAGATGCTGTTTATGGACCCGCCGGACGAGATCTGGTTTGCGGGCGGCGCGCTGGACCCCAAGACCGGCAGGGTGAAGCATTTGGGCGGCCATGAAAAGGACGGCCCGCGCTTTGCGGAGAAAAAGCAGGTCAGCTTTATCACCTTTTGCTGTGTGCTGCTGCCGCGCGCGGTCATTGAACAGGTCGGCTATCTCGATGAAACGCTGTTTATGTACTGCGAGGATGTCGATTACTGCCTGCGGCTGACCCGCGCGGGCGTGCCGCTGTGGTTTTTGCCCGATGCGGTCATCCACCATAAGGCCGGCGGCAGTGCCGGCGGTATGCTGTCGGTGTATTACATCACGCGCAACACACTGTATTTGACCTGCAAGGGCAGAAGCACCGCCTATGCAAGGCTGAAAACGATTCTGCCGCTCCTCACCGGCGCGGCCCGCTACGCGCTGACAAAGGCGCTTGGACGAAAAAAGGGACGCAGCTACGGCGCGTTCAGAGGCGCCGTGGATTTCTGGAACGGGAAGATGGGGCGGATGGAAGGATAAGCAGCGGCAAACCTGACGGGGCATCGCTGCCTTTAGTACATTTGTGAAGCCGAAAGGAGGCCCACTGTGCCGCAACTCACCATCGTCATCCTGCAATACCGCCCGGACGCCGGGGCGCTGCGGCGCACACTGGCGGCACTGGCCATGCAGGACACCCGCGATTTCGCCGTGGTGCTGGGGGATGACGGTTCACCGCAGGATTATTTTGCCGAGAGCCGCGCATATCTTGCAGCCCACGGCATCACCGATGTGCAGACCGTCAAGCTGATGCCGAACGGCGGCACTGTGAAAAACATGCAGAACGCCCTGTGTGCAGTCACCACCCGGTGGGTGCTGACCCTTTCGCCGGGAGATTTCCTCTATGACAGTGAAACGCTGCGCTGGTGGCTCGGCCGCCTGCAGGCAGATGCGCCGCGCGTGGCCTTCGGCCGGCAGGCCTACTTTGCGCCGGGCAGCGACCCGCACCCGGTTCCGGGCGAGACCCCCTTTGACCGTACCCCCTACGACCCGGCGCACTACGATGCAAGGACCGTCCGCCGCAATCTGCTGCTCTATGATGACGGCATCAGCGGCGCGGGCCTTGTGTATGAGCGGGCGCTGCTGCAGACCGCGATGGATACAATGGCCGGGCGCGTCCGCTTGGCGGAGGATTTTTCGCTGCGGATGTTCGCCGTGCAGGGGATACAGATCACCCGCTATGACCGCCTGACCGTCTGGTATGAGTACGGCGGCG
Protein-coding sequences here:
- a CDS encoding glycosyltransferase family 2 protein, which produces MPKVGIIISNYNGWQDTLVCLESLQRQTFTDFEIILIDDASPNDSVAQLQDKLPPNTVFLPQQRNVGFAAANNIGIRRALADGCDFALLLNNDTAARPDFLEKLLAETPAGAVSCPKMLFMDPPDEIWFAGGALDPKTGRVKHLGGHEKDGPRFAEKKQVSFITFCCVLLPRAVIEQVGYLDETLFMYCEDVDYCLRLTRAGVPLWFLPDAVIHHKAGGSAGGMLSVYYITRNTLYLTCKGRSTAYARLKTILPLLTGAARYALTKALGRKKGRSYGAFRGAVDFWNGKMGRMEG
- a CDS encoding glycosyltransferase yields the protein MPQLTIVILQYRPDAGALRRTLAALAMQDTRDFAVVLGDDGSPQDYFAESRAYLAAHGITDVQTVKLMPNGGTVKNMQNALCAVTTRWVLTLSPGDFLYDSETLRWWLGRLQADAPRVAFGRQAYFAPGSDPHPVPGETPFDRTPYDPAHYDARTVRRNLLLYDDGISGAGLVYERALLQTAMDTMAGRVRLAEDFSLRMFAVQGIQITRYDRLTVWYEYGGGVSTDARARERMLGEWRAMLALLREKFPRDLTVRLAYEYYFNDRRKSRLVRGLVGRLIVPQSAPFKKAQRAWTPPTNGDITILRAICAFAEK